The window CATTTTTTAATTCGGAATATCTTTCAACTTCAATCTGGTCATTTTTAAAGCGATATGAATTAATCGGAACCGGTATAAAAAGATTCTCCTGGCCGGTAAACATTTTTGAAAAGAAATTCCCGGGTTCAATTTTTTTGTTTTTTCTGACCATCAGCATTTTCACCCTGAATCCGGGTTTCTTGGTAGATATTTCCAGAATTTGTTCATTGCAATCCGGGCTATGGTCTGGAGTAATCCAATATCCTAAAATTGAAATCAGTACCGCCAAACCAATAATCATCAAGCCGCATAATGCCAGTTTGTTGGTTCTGAATTTCTGCCAGGATATTTTCTGAGAATTGTACTGAGGTATATTTTGCTTCCTTTTAAAGAAATTTTTTAGGGTACGGATTGACATGATCATTTTAAGTTAATTTTCTGTTCTTCCACTCATATTTTCCTATTACAGCCGTAAGGCATGTATACGCGATGTACCATGGGTAAATGAAAGCCGAGGGGATGAACCACAATAAGGCCATTTTTGTTTGCCAAAATGTTTTAGTACGGTGCAAAAGAAAGAAATCACTCAAACATTTTAATACAAAATAGAAGAAAAAAACAGAAAAATATTTAATGGAAAAAAATCCGGAAATGAATAGGGCAACCAGAAAGATATTTGTTGTGGCAACAATCAATGCTGTGGCAATTGTGTCAAAATCCTTGTAATATTGGCTTTTGGAAGCCCATCGTTTGCGCTGATTCAGGAAAGAGCGCAGGTTAGGACAAGCTTCTGTATAAACCAGGGCATCGGTAGATTTCAGATACCTGATGTTTTGTGCCTGATTTTTTTTTAGCTGGTGTAAAAAAAACATGTCATCCCCCGAAGCCGAAGCCACAGAAAAATTATTGTTTTCAAAATAAGCCGTTTTTTCAAAGGCAAGATTTGATCCGTTGCACATGATGGGATGCGAAAGCCCGGCTGAGCCCGCTGTTGAAGCCTGAAGGCTGGTAAATTCAATGGATTGCAGAAATTGAAAGCAGTTTTTGGGGGATAATAACCTGACCGGGGCAATAATCATTTTTGGCCGGTAAATTTCATAAAAAGAGACTATTGTTGACAGCCATTTTTCCCCTGTAGTGCAATCTGCATCTGTAGTAACAATAAGGTTCCCTTTTGCCTCAACGATTCCTTTATAAAGTGCTGATTTTTTCCCTGATCCTTTTTCCAGTTTAAGCAAACGGATATTATTATATCCTGCCATCAGCTGCTGCAATTCTGTGAAGCTGTTATCTTCGGAATGATCGTCAACAAGGATGATTTCATAGTGCTCGGCAGGATAATCCTGATTTGTCAAACTGTTGAGCAATGCGGCCAAATGAGCAGATTCATTTCTGAACGGGACTACAATGGTTACGAAAGTATTGAATTTTCGAGAGGCAACCGTGGAAAAAAACTGCAAATTTACCCAGCCTTTGGCAAAAGCAAGAATGATAAAGCTGTATAGAGAAATTATCAAAATACCAATCACAATAACCGTGATCATAAGGCTATTTGTCCAGATATTTTGCAATGGTGTTAAGTAATTTATCAAAATTTATAGGCTTGGACACGAAATCGTCGCAACCGGCATTGTAACATTTCCACCTGTCCTCTTCCATGGCATTAGCTGTTTGAGCAATGATAGGCAGGTTAGGCCTGAATTTTTTAATTTCCCTGGTTGCTTCATAACCATCAATTCCAGGAAGTTGGATATCCATTAGTACCAGCTCGATTTTATCATTGTTTTTGCAGGTTTCGACAGCCATCATGCCATCTGTAGCCCTGATAATCTGAATTTGTGTCCTTCTTAAGATGCCCTGTAATAACTTAAACCCAATGAGATCATCTTCAGTAATTAATATCAGGTGATTACTCCAATCAATTGTATTGGCTGATTTTGCGATATCTGGTTTTGTCTCTTTTATATCTCCCATGTTCGTTATTCTTGGTATGCTAAATGTGAATTCAGAGCCTTCATGTACAAGTGAAGAACTAAACATTTTCCCATTCATCAGGTTAACCAGGCCCTGAGCTATTGGAAGCCCCAACCCTGATCCTCCATATCTCCGGGTAAGTGAATTGTCCTCCTGCGTAAAAGCTTTGAATAATTTTATTTTCATTTCTTCGGGGAAACCTATGCCGCTATCTTTTACATAGAATGAAATATAATCATCCCGGGTCAAAGAATAACCAAATTTAATTTCTCCCCTTTCAGTGAACTTTACAGAATTATCAAGCAAATTTTTCAGGATTTGCTTTAGACGCAGACGGTCGGTAAAAATTGACAATTGCCTGTCTGCGGATTCAACATTTAAACTCAGCACTATTTCTTTGCCTTTGTTCTGAATGATATTTTGATAATATTCAAATAATTCCTGCATTAAGGGCAGAACAGTAAAGTTTTCGGGCAGTAATTTTAATTGTTTGCTTTCTAATTTTGAGAGGTCGATCAGGTTGTCAACCAAAGAAACAAGCGAATTGCCGCAATTATCAATAATTTTAATATACTCTTCCCTTAAATCAGGGGTTGTATCTGGAGCATCTATTAATTGGGCCATTCCCAATATGCCATTCATAGGTGTTCTGATTTCATGAGACATATTGGCCAGGAACGCTGATTTTAATTTATCAGAATCTTCGGCTTCTTCTTTAGCTTTTATCAGTTCGTTTTCGATATATTTTCTGTGAACGGCCACGGATGCTTCATAAATGAACGTTTCAATGATTCTGTTATTTATAAACTCGTCGCCATTAAAAGTAAGCAGACTTGCAGTTCCAAACAGTTTTCCCTCTTGCATCAATGCGATGCCTAAGACCTTTCTAATATTTAGAATTTTTTCAATTCTCCTGCAAATCCTCCCTGGAAATTGTTGGTCACATAATTGATACAGCCCGTTATCAAACTGTTTAAGATGTGTGTAGGTACATAATTCTCTTTTATATTTATCCGATATCGAAAGCTCAAGGCCGTCAAGTGAATGTTTTAGTATTTTTTCTAATTTATTTGAAATAGCAGGACTCAAAGGAGAAAGGTATTTTATTTTGAACTTGTCATCTGTCTCTTCATATTTGGAGATAATGACAAATGAACTGTTGCCCAATTCATTTAGTTTCTGCCCTATATATTCAAACAGATTGTCATTGGGAATACTGAGAAAATCCAATGCAGTATTCGATAAAAAGAATAAATTATCGGCATACTTTTGTTCGTTTTGTTCAGCAATTTTTTGCTTTGTAATATCCGTGATAACCCCTCTGAAACCGATGATTTCCTTGTCGCAATAGATATGATTGATATACAGAAGAATACTGAATATTTTTCCCGAGTGGCTGATTGCCCTATATTCAACTCCTTTTATTTCAAAACCTTCAAGGGCTTTTTTCAAATCGTAGTCCAGCCTTTCCCTGTCTCCCTGGTAAATAAGCCGGGAAAGATTTAAAGATTTAATTTCCGTTTCACTGTATTCAAATATTTTTAAACCTTGTAAGTTGAAGAATGTCAGCAGCCCCTCTTTGTTACATTCAAAAATGGTTTCAGGCATTAAAGTGATCAGATTCTTATACCTATCTTCACTTTTTTTAAGTCTTTCTTCTGATAATTTTTTGTCGGTGATGTCAACAGCAATGCCACAGGTACCGATGATTTCTCTTTGATGGTTGTACAAAGGATTTTTAATGCTTTGGAACCACCTGAATTCATTGTTGATCAGGGTGAATTCTTCTGTGATGACCTGTTTTGCGGAACGAATAACTTCATTGTCAACAGCGACATACCTGTCGGCCAAATCAGAAGTGTGCAAATCATAATTTGTTTTTCCTATTATATAATCTGGTGAAGATTGGTTGAAATCAGCAAAATATTTATTTGCAAACAGGAATTTCCCCTGAAGGTCTTTAACCCAGGTCATAAATGGAAGGTTGACAAGAAGGGAGTCTTCATTGTTTTGAGGCTGCAACAATAGGGATTCAGCTTCTTTCAGATTGGTAATGTCGCGCCCTGTACCGATAAATCCAAGAAAATTATCATTTTTATCATATACTGCCTTATCAGACCAGCCTATCCATCTCCATCCTTTTTTTGTCTGGGCTCTTTGTTCAACATAACAGGAAAAAGGAGGTACATGAAGTTTTTTTATTGTTTCTTCGCTGCGTTTAAGATCTTCTTCGTGAATGTATGGATTTAATTTCCTCCCTAAAAGGTCGTGTTCTTTTTTCCCGAATAATTCGCAAAGAGAAGGGCTGGCAAATTCAAGCTCCCCGTTTTTGTTGGTCTTAATTATAAAATCAGTTTGATTTTCAGCTATGAGCTGATATTTTTCTTCACTTTCCTTGAGCTCACTGAAAAGTGAGACCCTCTGGCTGATATCTCTGGCAAAACCTGTAGTTCCGATTACTTCGCCGTTTTCATTCTGTATGGGAGAAATAAAGGTATCAAACCACCTGGGATCTGCAATTGATCCGGAAAAGGATTCAATCACAACTTTCTGCCGCTTTGTTTCTATAGCTTCCTGATCGTACTGTATAAGCTTTTTTGCCAGCTCTGACGGCCAAATTTCTTCATCGTTTTTTCCTACTAAATTGACAAGGTCTAAATTGCAAAAATATAAAAATGAGTTATTTGCAACGATATATTTACCCGCTTTGTTTTTAATCCAAAGCATGAAAGGAATGTTATTGATAACTTCAAGATGAGGGAAGCGGGAGCAGCATTGGCTAAATTCATTTGACGGGCTTAGGTTTTTGTTCACTACAATATATTGGAGATGATCCCCGGCAGATTGAGCAGAACAAAAATGAATTTCGGTATCAAGAATTGTGGAATCCTTTTTGATAAATCTGACAAATTTATCAGGACAATCTGAATTAAGGTTTATACTTGATTCTACATGTTTATCGAGGAGTTCCTGCCAGTTTTTCCCAATTAATTCATTTGTTGAATAGCCAAGCAGGTTTGCGAAATTTATATTGGCATCGGTAATTTTTTCTTGTTCTATAACGAAAACAGCTGAATTCTTCAGGTGTATGATTTTTTTCAGTAGGTCATTTACGGTATTTCCCGGCTTAGAAATGAATTCGATTTTTTTTTCCAGAAATTCTATTCTGGAAAGCAGCTTTTTATTAACATCTTGTAGTTCTTTATATTTTGAATCCATTTCTTTTAATTGCCGAAATAACTTCAATAAAGTATGATTTCAGAAAAACTTTTTAAATATATAAAATTATTAAAAAGCCTGAAACCATTAAAAAAAAATACTTTTATTTTAATGGTTTATGACTAATTCCGGTAAAATATGGACAGTTTAGTTAAAAAAAGTGACAAAGAATGTCGATTCGGATGAGTTTATGATTTCAGGACCGCTGGGGAAATTTACTTTTTCCTTTTGTTCAATTCATCTCTGATCAGTGAAGCGCGTTCATAATTTTCCTGTTTTACTGATTCATCCAATAATTCTTTAAGTTCCTGGGTATCTAGGTCAACAAATTCATTGGCTTCACTGGAATCGGAATTTGAGGAACCGACGGATGCTCCTTTTGACTCTTCATTTTCTTTGGATTCCTTTTCAAAGTCCAGGATGATTCCTGCTTTTGAAATAATTTCTTCGGTGGTATAAATAGGGCATTTAAAGCGCAATGCAAGGGCAATCGCATCACTGGTACGGGCATCTACACTGAGTTTAACCTGCGGACTTTCACAAATAAGTTTTGAATAAAATACTCCTTCTTCCAGTTTATAAATATTTACCTCAGTAAGATTTATTTTAAAGGCTTTGGCAAAATTCAGGAACAGATCATGGGTAAGGGGCCGTGGAGGATTTAATCCTTCTAGTTGAATTGCTATAGCCTGAGCTTCGAACCCGCCTACAATGATAGGAATACGTCTTTCCCCATTTTCTTCAGATAAAACCAAAGCATAAGCTCCCGATTGAGTCTGACTGTATGATATTCCTAAAACATTTAATTTAACTTTATTCATAACCTTTATAATAACAATGAGATAATGAAGTCCCCACTCAATAAACTATACAAATATAGTGAATATTACTAGATTTGTATTATATTTGTTCTGATTTGGCATGATAGGCCTGCAATTTTTACTCAGGATTAAAAAAAGTTGAATTTGTAACATTCTAATTTTATCCGTGAAAACAGGGATTAATCCTTACTTAAAATTAGACTGTAATTTTAAATTAAAAAAATATTCTGATTAAATCTTTGCTTATCAATTAATCTTTTCTATTTTTGCAGTCCCAAGTTTAAAATTTGAAAAACTTTACCAATGTACGCAATAGTAGATATAGCAGGACAACAATTTAAAGTTGAGAAAAACAATAAAATATTTGTCCACAGATTAGAAGCAGCTGAAGGAGCTGAGATAGATTTCAATCAGGTTCTTTTAATTGAAGACGATGATGAAAAGATAGAGGTAGGGACACCAGTAGTGGACGGAGCACGTGTGGTGGCCAAAGTTTTAGCTCATGCCAAAGGAGATAAGGTTCTGGTTTTTAAGAAAATCAGAAGGAAAGGTTTTAAAAAACTCAACGGTCACCGTCAATATTTTACACAGCTTCTTATTGAAGATATTCTTCAAAATGGTGCTGAACACGTAAAAGCTGAGGCAGAACCTAAAGCTGAAGAAGTAAAGGCTAAACCTGAGGTTGAGGAAGCTGCTGTTAAAGTTAAAAAGCCTGCAGCTAAAAAAACAACGGCAAAGAAGGCTACTAAAAAAGAAGAGTAAAAAGCAATAAAGCATTAAAATATATTAGAAATGGCACACAAAAAAGGAGCAGGAAGTTCTCGAAACGGTCGGGAGTCAGAAAGTAAACGACTTGGAATAAAATTATATGGAGGACAAATTGCCAAAGCCGGCAATATTTTAGTACGTCAGAGAGGTACTGTTCACTGTCCTGGTTTAAATGTTGGAATGGGTAAAGATCATACTTTGTTTGCCCTGATCGATGGGAAAGTTGAATTTAAAAAGAAAAAAGAGGACAAATCATTTGTCTCTGTTCTTCCAATTGAAGAATAAGGTTTTATATCTAAATTTTGCAGATCTCCGAAATATTTGTCTACTTTAGACAAATAGGTTTGGAGATTTTTTATTTTATTTCCTGCTTAAATTAAACTTATCATGCTTACGTTAAAGGTCATTCAGGAAAATCCGGAAAAAGTAATTGAACGTTTGGCTGTTAAAAATTTCGATGCCAAAGAAACTGTTTATAAAATTCTGGATATCGATAAAGAACGTCGGGACTTGCAGAAAAACATGGATCAACAGCAAGCCGAGCTGAACGCTCTTTCAAAAGAAATTGGCAATTTATTCAAATCCGGCAAGAAGGAAGAAGCTGCTGCAGCTAAAGATAAGACTGCAGGTTTGAAGGATTCTGTTAAGGAATTAAGCCAAAAGTTGGATTCAAAGGAAAAAGAACTCAATGAACTTCTGGTTCTTTTACCCAATATGCCCAGTGAAGTTGTTCCTAAAGGCAAATCTGCAGCAGATAATGTTGTAGTTAAAAAAGGAGGTATTATTCCTGAATTGCCGGAAGATGCCTTGCCCCACTGGGATCTGGCAAAAAAATATGATATTATTGATTTTGAGTTGGGTAATAAGTTGACTGGAGCCGGCTTCCCCGTATATAAAGGGAAAGGTGCAAGGTTACAGCGTGCCTTGATTAATTTCTTCCTCGATGAAAACCAAAAGGACGGCTATCTTGAGATTGAACCGCCCATCATGGTCAACGAGGATTCGGCTTTTGGTACAGGACAATTGCCCGATAAGGAAGCACAGATGTATTATGTCGGATTGGATAATTATTATCTTATTCCTACTGCTGAGGTCCCGATTACAAATATTTACCGTGATGTAATTCTTAATTCTTCTGATTTCCCAATTAAAAATACTGCTTATACTCCGTGTTTCCGCAGAGAAGCCGGTTCTTATGGCAAGGATGTCAGAGGATTGAACCGTTTGCATCAGTTCGATAAGGTTGAAATTGTTCAGATTCAGCATCCAGACAAATCATACCAGGCACTTGATGAAATGGTAAAACATGTGGAAGGATTGGTTAAAAAGCTTGAACTGCCCTATCGTATTGTGAAATTGTGCGGGGGGGATATGAGTTTTACCTCTGCTTTGACTTTCGATTTTGAAGTAATGGCTACGGCCCAAAATAAATGGCTTGAAATCAGTTCTGTCTCAAACTTTGAAACTTTCCAGTCAAACCGTTTGAAACTGCGTTTCAAGGATGAGGCAAATAAAAAGTCACAACTGGCCCATACCTTGAATGGAAGTTCTTTGGCTTTGCCCAGGGTTGTTGCCGCTTTACTTGAAAACAACCAGACCCCCCAGGGAATTAAGATCCCGGAAGTACTTGTTAAATATACCGGTTTCGACATGATTGATTAGGCCTGTTGATCAATAGGATATTAAACAAACCCATGAGCGTTTTTTTCTCATGGGTTTATTTTTTCATTTTCTGTAATTTTTAAATAGTAATTGACGTTAATATAAAGGTCGAACCAAAGAGACAATTAATTGTTTAACTTTGAAATTGGTAAAGCGGATAATTTATGAAACTTCAAAATTTATCTTTTCTGGCAGTTATGTTTCTGATAATAAATTTGTTATCATGGAATTGCCGCAAGGACGAAACCTCAACTCCAACTCATGCCGATACTGTTGCCAGTAACCTGAAAGATGCCACGGAAGCTTTATATGGTTTGATGAATACCTGGTATTTATGGAATGACAGTATGCCGGTTGTAAGCGAAAATAAATATACCCATCCTGATTCTTTACTCGAAGCCATGCGCTATAAACCCAGGGATAAATGGAGTTATATTGCTTCAAAAGAGGAGACTGAGTCCTATTTCCAGGAAGGAGCATTTGCAGGATATGGTTTTAGTTATGGCTTGGATTCAAACGATTCTATAACTGTTGTTTTTGTTTATAAAAATTCTCCTTTATACAAGGCCGGGATCAGGCGTGGCTGGAAAATGCTTAAAATTAATGGTACAGCTGTAAATAAAAACTCCAGCATAAGCTCTTTGTTGGGAAGCAGTACTGCAGGCGTTCAGAATGAGATATTGTTTAAGAGCCCCGCCGGCAAGATTATTGATTCAACTTTTACCAAAGAGAATCTGACAATTAATACTGTCCTTTACAGGGATACTGTTGTTCAGGATGGGAAAGTGATAGGACATATTGTACTTGAAGGTTTTATTGTTCCGGGAGAGCAGGAAATTGATGAGGCATTCAGCTTTTTTAAACAGGCTGGAGTAAGCGATCTGGTCCTCGATTTGCGGTATAATACAGGAGGATTGGTGAATGTTGCCGATACTCTGGCCAGTTTAATCGGAGGTTCCAATACAGATGGTAAAACTTTTGTCAATTATTTTCATAATAAAAACAAACAGAAAGCAAACAGTTCGGAAGCTTTCTATAAAAATCTGAGCAATGCCCTGAATCTTAACCGGCTTGTTGTTCTTACTTCCGGTAGTACTGCTTCTGCAAGTGAAGCGGTAATAAATGGATTGAAGCCCTTTATCAAGGTTGTGTGTATCGGCGATAACACCTATGGAAAGCCAGTGGGAATGTATATTTTCACTTATAAGGATTATTCTTTTGTCCCGATATGTTTCAGGATAACCAATGCCAACGGGCAAGGTGACTATTATAGCGGATTAAAGGCCGATTCTTATGTTCTTGATAATATTGACAAAGATTTCAACGACAAAACCGAGGATTGTTTCAAACAGGCCTTGTATTATATAAAAACAGGCACTTTTGCAGCCACCAAGAAGGCCTACCGACAATCCATACCTTTCCCGGAAATGAAAGGTTTACGGGGAGAAATCGGGGCCTATTAACAGAAATATTTTGGGAACAGAAAGAATTATTTTAGGCATTGATCCCGGTACAACCGTTATGGGGTATGGCTTAATCAGGGTCATAAAAAAAGAACCGGAATTAATCACATTGGGGGTCTTACAATTAAACAAGTTGCATGATCCTTATGTCAAATTACAGAAAATATTTACCCGGACCTTACAGTTGATAGATGAATATCATCCCGGTGAACTGGCTATAGAATCGCCTTTTTACGGGAAAAATGTGCAATCCATGTTGAAGTTGGGGAGGGCACAGGGAGTGGCTATTTCGGCAGCTTTGTATCGCTCTTTGCCGGTACATGAGTATGCTCCCAGAAAGATAAAGCAGGCCATCACAGGACAGGGAAGTGCTTCCAAAGAACAGGTAGCTCTACTCATTGAAAAGATATTAAAGACCGGTGAACTGCATGAGATGCTTGATGCTACTGATGCAGTAGCAGTTGCAATGTGCCATTTTTATCAACGGGATATTCCCGGGTCAGGGCAGAGTTTCAACAGTTGGAAAGATTTTATCGCACAAAATCCCGGCCGGGTCAAATAAGAAATATATTAAATAAAAAAGCTCCTTTTCAGGAGCTTTCTTTATTTAAATTCTTTACTGATCTTTTCTGCGATCTCTTTAAATTCTTCATCCGAAAGTTTCAACTTGGGATTGGAAAAATTCATATCACTCATCTTATTGAGAGGAATAAGGTGAATGTGGGTATGAGGGACATCCAGTCCTACAACTGCAACCCCTATTCTCAGACAGGGGATAGCCTTTTCAAGAGCTTTTGCAACTCTTTTTGAAAAAATCATCAATCCGCTTAAAGATTCATCGTCAAGGTCGAACACATAGGGAACTTCCTTTTTGGGTATTACCAGAGTGTGCCCTTTTACCAGAGGATTAATATCCAGAAAGGCAAAATAATTTTCGTCTTCAGCAACCTTATGGGAAGGTATTTCCCCTTTTGCTATTTTTGAAAAGATACTTGCCATAATTCTATATTATTTTATTGAATTGCAATATCAAGGATTTCAAAAGATACTTTTCCGGAGGGTACCTGTACTTCCACTACCTCGCCTTTTTTCTTACCCAATAATGCTTTAGCAATTGGCGTATTGATCGATAATTTTCCACCTTTTAAATCGGCTTCACTTTCGGATACAATCGTATAATCCATAACTGCATTGTTGTTTTTGTTCTTAATCTTAATACGGTTAAGTAACTGGACTTTTGAAGAATCCATTTTGGATTTGTCGAGAACCCTCGAATTGGCAATGGTATCTTCCAACTTTGCGATCCTCATTTCGAGCATACCCTGAGCTTCCTTTGCCGCATCATATTCTGCGTTTTCCGACAGATCACCTTTATCCCTGGCTTCTGCCAATTGTTTTGAAATAGAAGGACGTTCAACTGTTGTGAGATGATTCAATTCGTTCTTTAATTTCTTATAGCCTTCTTCCGTAAGGTAAGAAACATTAGCCATAATATCAGCCTCCAAATTTATTTGTTATACATAAAATAAAAAAGAATTCCGGAATTTTCCAGAACCCTTTCTGATGTAAATATACAAAAATTTTATTCTTATTATCGGTTCTAAAATTGAGAAAGTTTTTCTTAAAAAATGCTAAAAAATATGTGTGATTTTATTTCAAAGATTATGATGGAAAACAAAATAACCCCGTATTTGTTCAATTAATATTTAGGGTTTAATATTTCGGAATAAATTACAGCCCTTTTTACGTCAAAATTTTCAATAAGTTGCTTATTTTCTTCTTCTTTTATTGCAGTTTCTTTTCCCTCTTCTTCTAAAATTTCTAAATAGTCCATTTTCCCGGGGAGTACCGTATTTTTTATATTTTCAATTTTTCTATCTTCCTGAGCAACGGTTTGTGTATTATTTTTAATTTCTTTTACAGTAGGTGCATTTGGTGCAGGAGCAGGGTCAGTTTTTTCAACTGGCAAGTCCAGTAAATGGGCTATCTGGTTATAGATATCGGCGTTTTTTCCAGAAGGGGAGGTCCCTAAAGGATTTTTGCGTACCGCCGCCTTATTCTTCCTCTGTTTGTCAGCCTGACTCAATATCGCAAGCAATACTGCAATTGCGATATATAATATAGAAGAACCTAATCCTGCCTGTATAATCATCTTTTTCTGCGTTTAGTAAAAAGTCGTTTCAGAAATGATTCGTGGCCCTGAATATGACTATTAAACCGATCAGCTTCTTTGCGCGAAGATTTCATCCTTCTTTGCACTTCTTTGCTTTGCATCTTATAACGCTTTTTTAAGGTTTTTTTTCTTTCTTTTTCAAAGGCCTTATCTTCTTTCCTTTTAATTTTGGCATTAATTTTTTCACTTTTTTTATCTATAGACGTTTCAGTTCCCCGCATTCCGGATTGCCCTTCAATCTGTGCAGAACAATTGAAATAAAAGGCAAAAATTAACGTTAAAAAAAGTAGAACGGTTTTTTTCACCTGAAATTGCATATCTTAAGGCTGAAATAATTTTATTATGTTGATACCAAAAATAAGAAATATTTCTATAGTTCTGGTATGTGTTTTTGCATTAATTCAATGTGTCAAAGATAACAACTATCTCCCTTATGCCAAGGTTGATGTTGATATTTCTTTATATCCCGGATTGTCAGGGATTGGAGCCAGTTGCAGTCTGATCATGCTCCCTACGACTGATTCTTACCGGGGTTTGAATGGACTTATTCTCTACAGGGAGTCCACGGATGTTTTTAAAGCTTATGAGATGACCTGCCCCTATGATACGGTTCTTTTGACTATCAACAATGTAAAACCTTATTACCTGGCTACCGATTGCAAGATGACTTGTACCGATTCGGCAGTTTGTCCAACCTGCCATTCTGTTTATTATTTAAGTTTGGGAGGCGCGAAAACAAAAGGGCCTTCGCGAAGAAATTTAAAGGAATATAATGTTTATGCAGATGGAAACTGGCTGCATATATCTAACTAAAAATGGGAAAGGGAGTGCCGAAACACTCCCTTTTAATCATTCTTAGTTCCCTTAGTATCTGTAAAATTCTGCCTTATATGGACCTTCAACAGGAACACCAATATAATTGGCTTGTTTTTCAGACAGTGTAGTTAATTTAACTCCGATTTTCTCGAGATGTAGCCGTGCAACTTCTTCATCCAGTTTCTTGGACAGGCGATAAACGCCGATTTTGTAATTGTTTTTCCAAAGATCCATTTGTGCCAGCGACTGATTGGTAAATGAGTTGCTCATTACAAAAGAAGGATGGCCGGTAGCACAACCCAGGTTTACAAGCCGGCCTTCAGCGAGCAGGAAAATGCAGTGTCCGTCAGGGAAAATATATTTATCGACCTGAGGTTTAATATTTACTTTTTTAATACCGGGATAATTTTCAAGTTTATCAACCTGTATTTCGTTATCGAAATGGCCAATGTTGCAAACAATTGCCTGGTCTTTCATTTTTTCCATGTGCTCGATGGTAATCACATCGCAGTTGCCTGTAGTGGTAACAAAAATATTGCCTTCTTTTACGGCTTCTTCCATGCTTGTTACCTGATAGCCGTCCATGGCAGCCTGAAGGGCACAGATTGGGTCTATCTCTGTAACCAGTACCCTGGCGCCATAAGAGCGCATGGAACTGGCACATCCTTTGCCTACATCGCCATGTCCAAGGACAACAACAACTTTTCCAGCAATCATCACATCAGTAGCCCGTTTAATACCATCAGCCAGTGATTCTCGGCAACCATAAAGGTTGTCGAATTTTGATTTTGTAACGGAATCATTAACATTGATGGCTGGAACCAACAGTTCGCCTTTCTCCATCATTTGGTAAAGACGGTGGACCCCGGTGGTCGTTTCCTCTGAAACGCCTTTCCATTCTGCAAGAGTACGGTGCCATTTCGT of the Bacteroidota bacterium genome contains:
- the serS gene encoding serine--tRNA ligase, whose protein sequence is MLTLKVIQENPEKVIERLAVKNFDAKETVYKILDIDKERRDLQKNMDQQQAELNALSKEIGNLFKSGKKEEAAAAKDKTAGLKDSVKELSQKLDSKEKELNELLVLLPNMPSEVVPKGKSAADNVVVKKGGIIPELPEDALPHWDLAKKYDIIDFELGNKLTGAGFPVYKGKGARLQRALINFFLDENQKDGYLEIEPPIMVNEDSAFGTGQLPDKEAQMYYVGLDNYYLIPTAEVPITNIYRDVILNSSDFPIKNTAYTPCFRREAGSYGKDVRGLNRLHQFDKVEIVQIQHPDKSYQALDEMVKHVEGLVKKLELPYRIVKLCGGDMSFTSALTFDFEVMATAQNKWLEISSVSNFETFQSNRLKLRFKDEANKKSQLAHTLNGSSLALPRVVAALLENNQTPQGIKIPEVLVKYTGFDMID
- a CDS encoding S41 family peptidase, which encodes MFLIINLLSWNCRKDETSTPTHADTVASNLKDATEALYGLMNTWYLWNDSMPVVSENKYTHPDSLLEAMRYKPRDKWSYIASKEETESYFQEGAFAGYGFSYGLDSNDSITVVFVYKNSPLYKAGIRRGWKMLKINGTAVNKNSSISSLLGSSTAGVQNEILFKSPAGKIIDSTFTKENLTINTVLYRDTVVQDGKVIGHIVLEGFIVPGEQEIDEAFSFFKQAGVSDLVLDLRYNTGGLVNVADTLASLIGGSNTDGKTFVNYFHNKNKQKANSSEAFYKNLSNALNLNRLVVLTSGSTASASEAVINGLKPFIKVVCIGDNTYGKPVGMYIFTYKDYSFVPICFRITNANGQGDYYSGLKADSYVLDNIDKDFNDKTEDCFKQALYYIKTGTFAATKKAYRQSIPFPEMKGLRGEIGAY
- the ruvC gene encoding crossover junction endodeoxyribonuclease RuvC; the encoded protein is MGTERIILGIDPGTTVMGYGLIRVIKKEPELITLGVLQLNKLHDPYVKLQKIFTRTLQLIDEYHPGELAIESPFYGKNVQSMLKLGRAQGVAISAALYRSLPVHEYAPRKIKQAITGQGSASKEQVALLIEKILKTGELHEMLDATDAVAVAMCHFYQRDIPGSGQSFNSWKDFIAQNPGRVK
- a CDS encoding HIT family protein, with amino-acid sequence MASIFSKIAKGEIPSHKVAEDENYFAFLDINPLVKGHTLVIPKKEVPYVFDLDDESLSGLMIFSKRVAKALEKAIPCLRIGVAVVGLDVPHTHIHLIPLNKMSDMNFSNPKLKLSDEEFKEIAEKISKEFK
- the greA gene encoding transcription elongation factor GreA — encoded protein: MANVSYLTEEGYKKLKNELNHLTTVERPSISKQLAEARDKGDLSENAEYDAAKEAQGMLEMRIAKLEDTIANSRVLDKSKMDSSKVQLLNRIKIKNKNNNAVMDYTIVSESEADLKGGKLSINTPIAKALLGKKKGEVVEVQVPSGKVSFEILDIAIQ
- the ahcY gene encoding adenosylhomocysteinase, translating into MEKTLTQTLPYKVKDINLADFGRKEIDIAEKEMPGLMAIREKYGPSKPLQGARISGSLHMTIQTAVLIETLVELGADVRWASCNIFSTQDHAAAAIAKSGVPVFAWKGETLEEYWQCTKLALSFPGGKGPNLIVDDGGDATLLIHKGFAAENDPSILDKTPGNKEESVILDLLRSTLQEDSTKWHRTLAEWKGVSEETTTGVHRLYQMMEKGELLVPAINVNDSVTKSKFDNLYGCRESLADGIKRATDVMIAGKVVVVLGHGDVGKGCASSMRSYGARVLVTEIDPICALQAAMDGYQVTSMEEAVKEGNIFVTTTGNCDVITIEHMEKMKDQAIVCNIGHFDNEIQVDKLENYPGIKKVNIKPQVDKYIFPDGHCIFLLAEGRLVNLGCATGHPSFVMSNSFTNQSLAQMDLWKNNYKIGVYRLSKKLDEEVARLHLEKIGVKLTTLSEKQANYIGVPVEGPYKAEFYRY